CTATTGTTTCATTTATAGTTACATCTTTTTTAGTTTCAATAATTTTTGAAGCATCTAAGTTTGAAGCTAAATTTACAGAAATAGTTTCACTCATAGGTGCATAACAAAGTCCTGCTTTTGAACATCCTTGAAAAAGTAATTGAACTTCATAACTATCAGCTTTTAATTCCTCTTTTAAAAGTGAAAAAGGAATATCTATAGAGATTTCATTAAAGTGAACAATAAACTCATCATATGGCTCAGGTTTTGGCATCTGAAGTTTAGATGTAATCTCTTTTTTCTCTGGCTTTGTAATAAAAACTTTTAATTGTTCATCATAAAGATAAATATCTTTACCTAGTTTTATACTAGCAACAATCTTATCTTGCTGCTCTTCTAGTTTTACTTGAAATGCTTCATGTGGCTCTAAAAATGACCTTTGTATAGAAAAAGCATATACAACCATTAACATTAGCAATAATATTTTTTTCATTTATATATCTATCCTTTAAAAATCTTAATTGATATTATAATCAATTAATGTGAAGTCTTTGTTTACATTAATTAAGAATTATAAATTTCTTAGTTTTGAGAATTATAATTAATTGTTATATAATTTTTGATAAAAACTTGTTATTATTTTAAATAATTAATTATAAGGGTAACTAATGCATAGAGTTATTGATTTATCACCAAATGAGGTTGAAAAATTAATAGATGAAGATATTGTAATGATTGATGTTAGAAGAGATGATGAATTCAGACATACAGGAATTATTAAAAATGCTCATAAGATGACTTTTTTTGACATGTTTGGAAATTGTGATATAGCAACTTGGATGAGAGATTTTGAAAAATTAGTAAAATCAAAAGACCAACTTGTAGTATTAATTTGCGCACATGCAAATAGAACAAGAACTATTTCAGACTTTTTAATACAAAATCATGGATATACAAATATTGCTCATTTAGAAGGTGGAATGGCAAATTGGTTAGAAGAGGGAAAACAGAC
This sequence is a window from Halarcobacter bivalviorum. Protein-coding genes within it:
- a CDS encoding rhodanese-like domain-containing protein, yielding MHRVIDLSPNEVEKLIDEDIVMIDVRRDDEFRHTGIIKNAHKMTFFDMFGNCDIATWMRDFEKLVKSKDQLVVLICAHANRTRTISDFLIQNHGYTNIAHLEGGMANWLEEGKQTIFS